ATCAGTAAAGCCTTGGAAGCGGCGAAGGACGCCGACGCTGTCGTTACCTTCGTAGACATCGTGGAGGGCGAGGAGAGGGATAGAGCAATCCTCAGGCTCACGAGATCTTGGGAGCAGCTGCTCGAACGCTTGTTAGAAGTGAATCCTAGGGTTGTGGTGGTTCTTGTAGCAGGCAGCGCGGTGGTTGGCGAGTGGTTGTACAAGGTTCCTGCTGTCGTCTTAGCTTGGTACCCAGGGCAGGAAGGGGGGCGCGCTATCGCAGACGTGCTCTTCGGTGACTACAACCCCGGTGGTAGGCTGCCTTTCACCTGGCCCCACAATGAGGGCCAGCTACCCCTCTACTACAACCCGAAGCCGTCGGGCAGGGTCTACGACTACGTCGACACGACCGGTGCACCGCTGTTCCCCTTCGGACACGGCCTCAGCTACACCAAGTTCGAGTACAGCAGCCTGAGCATACGCGTGAGCGAGGACGAGAAGCGGGTTGAGATCTCGGTTAAAGTCAAGAACGTTGGCGACAGGGAGGGGGACGAAGTCGTCCAGCTGTACGTGAGGGACCCTGTTTCGAGCGTTGCGAGCCCCCTCAAGCTGCTGAGGGGGTTCAAGCGGGTAACGCTGAAGCCGGGTGAAGAGGCGGAGGTCCGGTTCACGCTCACGCCCGACGACCTAGCGATTTACGACGAGGGGATGCGGAGGGTTGTTGAGCCGGGAGAGTTCGTGGTGATGGTCGGGTCCTCGTCGGAGGACATCAGGCTGACAGGGTCGTTCAAAATCGCGGGGAAGCATGAGGCGAAGTTCGTGCTCGAGAGCTTTGAAGTGAAGCGCTGTGACGGCGCGCTCGCCGTTAGAGCGCGCGTAGCTAACGCGGGCGACGTGACTGACGTGGCTAGGATCGCTGTGCGCGTCGACGGAAGGTGCGCTTGCGTCTACCCAGTGGAGCTGGCACCCGGCGAGCGACGCGATGCCACCATCCTCCTGGAGGGGGTTGAGGGGAAGAGCGTCGAAGCAGTGATCGACGGGAGCGCCTGCTCTACTTGAGGCTCTCGATCAGCTTGACGAGGGCTCCAACCGCGATATTGAAAACCTTTTCCCCCTTTTCTCTCGTCGCGGTTCTAGCAACTCCGAAGACGCCGCTGCCCGTTCGATCGTGCGTGTACTCGGGGAAGTAGGCGACGCCGTCTGTCGGCAGCTTCTTCGGTTCCTCATCGACGGCCGCCTCCATCTTCACGGCTTCCCCGTGCAGGTACAGGTTCAACGACGTTTCCACTGCCGCGGCGTGCCCCAACTCCTCGCTCGGGAAGTACTTCTCCAGCTCGGGCAGCGTCCACCACTGGTACACAACAACGAGAACGCCTTTCTCCCTCAGCTCCCTAGCCAGGGACAAGAGGGCGTGCAGGTTGCCGCCGTGACCGTTCACCACAACGACCTTCCTGACGCCGTGGCTCGCGAGCGAGGCGATCACGTCGCGCACGTACTCCTTGAAAACCTCCTCCCTAACCCAAACAGTCCCGGGGAAACGGGAGTGGTGCACGCTCACTCCAAAGGGGATCGGGGGTAGGACGAGTGTGCTAGTCCTCTTGCCAGCTTCAAGCGCCAAAGCGTAGGCGATCAGATGG
This sequence is a window from Thermofilaceae archaeon. Protein-coding genes within it:
- a CDS encoding creatininase family protein, which produces MSEIRLSNLTWREAESYFSRSDVAILPVGSTEQHGPQNPLGTDHLIAYALALEAGKRTSTLVLPPIPFGVSVHHSRFPGTVWVREEVFKEYVRDVIASLASHGVRKVVVVNGHGGNLHALLSLARELREKGVLVVVYQWWTLPELEKYFPSEELGHAAAVETSLNLYLHGEAVKMEAAVDEEPKKLPTDGVAYFPEYTHDRTGSGVFGVARTATREKGEKVFNIAVGALVKLIESLK